The DNA segment ATCTCATCCTGCGCAAGGCGCAGGTCTCTATCTAGTGTTTAAATATTATCTTGATTCTAGTCCGGCGATGACACCGTTTAATTTGTTGGTGTAGACAATGGATTGATTCTCTCTCCTTGACTACATATTTGTCCACTTTAGTTAGAGTGTACATTATGGCTGCTAGTTTGTGATTACTTAGAATCTAATTACCGAGGATAGTATTTAAAGATGACcaacaaaaaatatcataaactaGAGGTAATAAATCAAATGCATGCTTTCAACTCTACACGCTTAACCAAATATATTAATGGAAAACATATAATATGTACTTAACTGTGGTACATATTTACATACCTATTCGTACATAATTATAAAGTATAGTTACCACATTGATATTTTCCCTATTTATGACAATAGCTAATGAACGAGAGTGAGAGGAGGGACCATGGTGTCTTGGGGAGGACCAACAATGAAATTAAATCGCAATGGGTTTGGATCCCACACTGTCACATGCGTTTCTATATCCCTCCTGCTTTTCTTCTGCTCCTTAAAAATAAAACTGTATATATCTacagttatatattaaattattaatatcaATATAATAATCATAGTTCTCTATAATATGCAAGTGAAACTATTGGAATAGACATACTAATATTTAAAACATCTAAATTACCCTCATCGCCGTTCTTTAAATAATCAGCTCAAAAAATcatattagtttttatttataataaattcgTAGTTTCCATTTTCTTATACTCGATATGATAATTCCCTCATACAACTGGCTGCTGAATTTTCGTTCGaaatgtataattatattttggaaGAGTCTTACAAGACGGCACTAACCAAATTTTAGATTACTGATAataatttgattatatattagTATTAAGTGAAGATGAGATAATGTAAGAActtcaaaaataatagtaatattgcTTTAGCATTCTATCCTCATCCTCCTCCATAAATAACCCCTTTTCGCAACCTATCTCTCATCAAACACTTCTCTTTTCTCCTCCAAATTGTCTCCTCGCTCCCTCATCTCATCAAGAAGTCAAACACTAGCTAAAACTAAAACAATGGCGGTAAAGAGATCTTCTAAGGTAACACAAACAGCAATGTTAAAGCAAATCCTCAAGAGGTGCTCGAGCTTAGGTAAGAAACAATGCTACGACGAGGAAGGCCTCCCTCTTGACGTACCAAAGGGACATTTTCCTGTTTACGTAGGCGAAAAGCGTACGAGGTACATCGTACCAATCACCTTCTTGTCTCATCCCGAATTTCT comes from the Brassica rapa cultivar Chiifu-401-42 chromosome A01, CAAS_Brap_v3.01, whole genome shotgun sequence genome and includes:
- the LOC103858566 gene encoding auxin-responsive protein SAUR50; this translates as MAVKRSSKVTQTAMLKQILKRCSSLGKKQCYDEEGLPLDVPKGHFPVYVGEKRTRYIVPITFLSHPEFLILLQQAEEEFGFHHDMGGLTIPCEEVVFLSLTSMIR